A part of Jiangella alba genomic DNA contains:
- the mftA gene encoding mycofactocin precursor MftA (Mycofactocin is a small molecule electron carrier derived from the final two amino acids, Val-Tyr, of MftA, the mycofactocin precursor. It plays a role in redox homeostasis and the metabolism of alcohols and aldehydes in Actinobacteria, including Mycobacterium tuberculosis.), producing the protein MTQTDQTAATEPDDLVEDDSLVEEVSIDGMCGVY; encoded by the coding sequence ATGACCCAGACGGATCAGACAGCAGCGACCGAGCCGGATGATCTCGTCGAGGACGACTCTCTGGTGGAAGAGGTCTCCATCGACGGCATGTGCGGCGTGTACTGA